One Anolis carolinensis isolate JA03-04 chromosome 4, rAnoCar3.1.pri, whole genome shotgun sequence DNA window includes the following coding sequences:
- the LOC100559619 gene encoding class I histocompatibility antigen, F10 alpha chain-like translates to MALPLWLLLGPACLSLFLLGDSVLALPKGTAEPEMAPGASFHFLRFFYTGVTESSPGVPHFVIVGYVDDQLFFQYDAQTRKAVPRVPWMEKVGEADPQYWVEQTQVAQNAEVGFRVDLANLRERYNQTGGFHTWQWMYGCELRKDRSKGGYYQYAYDGRGSLSFDKKTLTWTAADVPAQITKRRWEREKIQAQRFNHYLEGECIDWLQNYLDYGKQTLLRTERPVGRVSRTTASDGQEALICQAHGFHPREIDATWRKGEENMDHETLRRNIAPNSDGTYHTWLSIEIDPKEMDLLRCHLEHASLSTPMVLAYEEPGVNI, encoded by the exons ATGGCGCTGCCTCTGTGGCTTCTCCTGGGCCCGGcctgcctctctctcttcctcctcggTGACTCCGTACTTGCCCTGCCCAAGGGAACCGCCGAGCCAGAGATGGCTCCAGGTGCTTCCTTCCACTTCCTGCGTTTCTTCTACACGGGGGTGACGGAGTCCAGCCCGGGGGTGCCACATTTCGTGATTGTGGGCTACGTGGACGACCAGCTCTTTTTTCAATATGATGCCCAAACTAGGAAGGCTGTGCCTCGAGTCCCTTGGATGGAGAAGGTGGGGGAGGCAGATCCTCAGTACTGGGTTGAGCAAACCCAGGTAGCGCAGAACGCAGAAGTTGGATTCAGAGTGGATTTGGCAAATCTGCGGGAGCGTTACAACCAGACCGGAGGATTTCACACCTGGCAGTGGATGTACGGCTGTGAGCTGAGGAAAGACAGGAGCAAAGGAGGGTATTACCAGTATGCCTATGATGGGAGGGGCTCCCTCAGTTTTGACAAAAAGACCCTCACCTGGACAGCAGCCGATGTCCCGGCTCAGATCACCAAGAGGAGGTGGGAGAGGGAGAAAATTCAAGCCCAGCGCTTCAATCACTACCTGGAGGGGGAat GTATTGACTGGCTGCAGAATTACCTGGACTACGGGAAGCAGACCCTGCTGAGGACAGAGCGCCCTGTGGGGAGGGTGAGTCGCACGACAGCCAGCGATGGCCAGGAGGCCCTCATCTGCCAGGCCCACGGCTTCCACCCCAGAGAGATTGATGCCACCtggagaaagggggaggagaaCATGGACCATGAGACCCTCCGTAGGAACATTGCTCCCAACTCCGATGGGACCTACCACACCTGGCTCAGCATCGAGATTGATCCCAAAGAGATGGACCTCCTCCGGTGCCATCTGGAACATGCCAGCCTGTCCACGCCTATGGTCCTGGCGTATGAAGAGCCTGGCGTCAACATTTGA